The following are from one region of the Chloracidobacterium sp. genome:
- a CDS encoding S1/P1 nuclease, which translates to MRKQLAKTLLAAIFAAIMFQPALAWDDVGHKITGYIAWQRMSPTARENVIKLLRAAPEDSHLSAFYMNYGPQPESARHLDYFMLVPTWADIVRDRAFATRYSKYHKSTWHYSDTFWRQVDGRAELITDKEPGGQGVVKLFEFDKVIRDTAAADTDKAIALAWILHIGGDLHQPLHTSGRHTDREPNGDQGGNFFLLTPEGTKREEQVNLHWFWDSIVGRNIPYLSDDCEPHYIIRTAESMMRKHPFSSSSSALKLRKYDEWQKESFALANTEVFRSDLKRFETPSDEYRRNAFRVAEQRLTLAGYRLGETLNEVFGK; encoded by the coding sequence ATGCGAAAACAATTGGCAAAAACCCTTTTGGCTGCGATATTTGCCGCCATTATGTTTCAACCGGCATTGGCATGGGACGATGTTGGCCACAAGATCACAGGCTACATCGCATGGCAGCGGATGTCGCCAACCGCACGCGAGAACGTCATCAAACTCCTGAGGGCGGCGCCTGAGGATTCGCATCTCTCAGCGTTCTACATGAATTACGGACCGCAGCCGGAAAGCGCTCGCCATCTCGACTATTTCATGCTGGTCCCAACATGGGCCGATATTGTTCGTGACCGCGCATTTGCGACCCGATATTCCAAATATCACAAATCCACCTGGCATTATTCCGATACGTTTTGGCGGCAGGTCGACGGCCGAGCGGAGTTGATCACTGACAAGGAGCCCGGAGGCCAGGGTGTGGTCAAACTCTTTGAGTTTGATAAGGTCATTCGTGATACCGCTGCTGCCGATACAGATAAGGCGATCGCACTCGCATGGATATTGCATATCGGCGGCGATCTGCATCAGCCGCTTCACACATCAGGAAGGCATACTGACCGTGAACCGAACGGCGATCAGGGCGGAAACTTCTTCCTTCTTACGCCTGAAGGCACAAAGCGCGAAGAACAAGTGAACCTTCATTGGTTCTGGGATTCGATCGTCGGTCGGAACATCCCATACCTTTCCGATGATTGCGAACCGCATTACATTATCCGGACCGCCGAATCGATGATGAGGAAACATCCGTTCAGCAGCTCGTCATCCGCATTGAAGCTTAGAAAATATGATGAATGGCAGAAGGAGAGCTTCGCCCTGGCGAATACCGAGGTCTTCCGATCGGACCTGAAACGATTTGAAACACCGAGCGACGAATATCGTCGAAATGCGTTTCGTGTCGCCGAGCAGCGGCTCACATTGGCCGGATATCGGCTTGGTGAAACACTAAACGAAGTATTTGGAAAATAG
- a CDS encoding M20 family metallopeptidase has product MTSQQLLKYFESRLDHMIASMTEIVEIESPSLNVAGNKAVVGWIESELAKIGGDLSFEKKKADGFGEHIIIRAFSSDLTPTLLLGHTDTVHPVGAKNDNPTRIENGRLYGCGVFDMKANIVVMLEALRFCEVTKQRPERPINVLLSCDEEVGSPTGRLLVEREAANAERCFVFEPSFNGSVKTSRKGTAMYTLHAHGIPSHAGLEPEKGANAILELARHFEHLDALNEPELGTTVNVCTMKGGTTSNVIPEFAECEIDVRFSTMDEAKRVENAIRSIRAIDERVNIEITGEINRPPMERTNAVVALYEQARETAASFDYELGEKQVGGASDGNFVAALGVPVLDGLGITGDGAHTLHEYIDISDIVKRATLVTKMLCR; this is encoded by the coding sequence ATGACCTCACAACAGCTCCTGAAATATTTCGAATCACGACTCGATCATATGATCGCTTCGATGACCGAGATCGTTGAGATCGAATCTCCATCATTAAATGTCGCCGGAAACAAGGCTGTTGTCGGGTGGATCGAATCAGAACTGGCAAAGATCGGCGGCGATCTCAGCTTTGAGAAAAAAAAAGCAGATGGTTTTGGCGAGCATATAATCATCAGGGCCTTTTCGTCAGATCTAACACCTACACTGCTTCTTGGCCATACCGATACGGTTCACCCGGTCGGGGCGAAAAATGATAATCCAACACGCATTGAGAACGGCCGGCTCTACGGCTGCGGCGTTTTCGATATGAAGGCCAACATCGTCGTCATGCTTGAGGCTCTCCGATTCTGCGAGGTCACAAAACAAAGGCCGGAGCGGCCGATAAATGTGTTGCTTTCGTGTGACGAGGAAGTAGGCAGCCCAACAGGTCGATTGCTTGTCGAGCGAGAAGCCGCAAATGCCGAACGCTGTTTTGTTTTCGAACCGTCATTCAACGGCAGCGTAAAGACAAGCCGCAAAGGCACCGCGATGTACACTCTCCATGCTCACGGAATTCCTTCGCACGCTGGGCTCGAACCTGAGAAAGGAGCCAACGCGATCCTCGAACTAGCACGCCATTTCGAACACCTCGACGCACTGAACGAACCGGAACTCGGCACGACCGTCAATGTCTGCACGATGAAAGGAGGAACAACGTCAAACGTGATCCCTGAGTTTGCAGAGTGTGAGATCGATGTCCGGTTCTCTACGATGGACGAGGCAAAAAGGGTCGAGAATGCTATCAGGTCGATCAGAGCGATCGACGAACGCGTAAACATCGAGATCACGGGCGAGATAAATCGTCCGCCAATGGAACGAACGAATGCAGTTGTTGCCCTATACGAGCAAGCTCGCGAGACGGCAGCCTCGTTCGATTATGAACTAGGAGAAAAGCAGGTGGGCGGAGCTTCGGACGGGAATTTTGTCGCCGCGCTTGGCGTTCCGGTTCTTGACGGCCTCGGCATTACCGGCGACGGCGCTCACACGCTTCATGAGTACATCGATATCAGCGATATCGTAAAACGAGCAACGCTCGTGACAAAAATGTTGTGTCGATAG
- the dprA gene encoding DNA-protecting protein DprA yields the protein MKEWIALNMTPGVGPRAATKLLERFGSAKAVFQARRPELEQLRIKPETIESIMKREFESVADDELANVKALGGDVLVLDDGSYPSLLREIPDPPITLYVQGNWQECLDLPCVAVIGSRNCSTYGQNASEMLSRDLASRGICIISGLARGIDSAAHRGAIKAGGRTIAVLGTGLDSIYPKENTKLAAEIIDSGGAVVSQFPLGTPPLKDNFPYRNRIISGLSLGVLIVEASERSGSLITARLAMEQNREVMAVPGNITSGNSFGTNYLIKAGAKLVQQWQDVVAELPAAVSTAILPPKIERHIEENDNSQPELTPSGMNETEQRVWSLLTADQPSHIDQLLEESQLSFGELNAALVSLDVRDLIRVLPGKYYARRL from the coding sequence ATGAAAGAGTGGATCGCCTTGAATATGACGCCCGGTGTCGGACCTCGGGCCGCGACCAAATTGCTGGAGCGGTTCGGATCGGCAAAAGCGGTATTTCAGGCGCGCCGGCCGGAGCTCGAACAGTTACGGATCAAGCCCGAAACGATCGAGAGCATCATGAAGCGAGAGTTTGAGTCGGTGGCCGACGACGAACTCGCAAACGTGAAGGCCCTGGGTGGCGATGTACTCGTCCTTGATGATGGTAGTTACCCTTCGCTGCTTCGCGAAATACCCGATCCGCCGATCACATTATACGTACAAGGTAACTGGCAGGAATGTCTTGATCTGCCATGTGTGGCCGTAATTGGTTCGCGCAATTGCTCGACTTACGGGCAAAATGCTTCTGAGATGCTGTCGCGTGATCTTGCATCGCGAGGGATCTGTATCATTTCGGGCCTTGCACGCGGCATCGATTCGGCCGCACATCGTGGAGCAATAAAAGCCGGCGGCCGAACTATCGCAGTTCTTGGAACGGGGCTCGACAGCATCTATCCCAAAGAGAACACGAAACTGGCCGCCGAAATAATCGATTCAGGTGGTGCCGTCGTTTCTCAATTTCCGCTCGGAACCCCGCCGCTCAAAGATAACTTTCCGTATCGCAACCGGATCATCAGCGGGTTGAGTCTCGGTGTTCTGATCGTTGAAGCGTCGGAACGGAGCGGTTCGCTAATTACGGCACGGCTTGCGATGGAGCAAAATCGTGAAGTAATGGCAGTGCCGGGCAACATCACATCGGGGAATTCATTCGGCACCAATTATTTGATAAAAGCCGGGGCCAAGCTCGTCCAGCAATGGCAGGATGTCGTCGCGGAATTGCCCGCTGCGGTATCTACTGCCATCCTTCCGCCGAAGATCGAACGGCATATCGAAGAGAACGATAATTCTCAACCCGAATTGACACCGTCCGGAATGAATGAGACCGAACAAAGGGTTTGGTCGTTGCTTACGGCAGATCAACCGTCTCATATCGATCAATTGCTCGAGGAAAGTCAATTGTCTTTTGGCGAACTGAACGCGGCGCTTGTCAGCCTCGATGTTCGCGACCTGATCCGTGTTCTGCCGGGCAAGTATTATGCGCGCCGACTGTAG